In Fortiea contorta PCC 7126, one genomic interval encodes:
- the alaS gene encoding alanine--tRNA ligase, with translation MSSNPQKLSGNEIRSQFLNFYAQRGHQILPSASLVPEDPTVLLTIAGMLPFKPIFLGQRTPEFKRATTSQKCIRTNDIENVGRTKRHQTFFEMLGNFSFGDYFKQQAIAWGWEISTQVFGFSPQNLVVSVFEEDDEAFAIWRDQIGVVEARIKRMGEDDNFWVSGPTGPCGPCSEIYYDFHPELGDEHIDLEDDTRFIEFYNLVFMQYNRDAEGNLTPLQNQNIDTGMGLERMAQILQQVPNNYETDLIFPIIQTAAEIAEIDYHSSDEQTKISLKVIGDHVRSVVHMIADEIRASNVGRGYILRRLIRRLVRHGRLIGISTEFTTQVAETAIALAASAYPNVRQREAAIKAELQREESNFLKTLDRGEKLLAEIIQELKQQGKTQISGESAFTLYDTYGFPLELTQEIAAENHLTVDETGFNVEMQKQVERAKAAHQSIDLTVQGSLDTLAEHIHATEFIGYDQAAATAKVEVLLVGGVSQEEAEAGIDVQIVLNQTPFYAESGGQIGDRGYICGDGVVVSIDDVKKESDFFVHFGRIERGTIRVGDIVSAQIDPACRRRLQANHTATHLLQAALKKIVDEGISQAGSLVSFDRLRFDFNCPRGLTTAETQAVEEQVNTWIAEAHIAKIEILPIAEAKARGAVAMFGEKYGEEVRVIDFSGVSMELCGGTHVSNTAEIGVFKIISEAGVASGVRRIEAVSGPAVLDYLNLRDKVVKDLSDRFKVKPEELPERITTLQNELRTSQKQLEVLKGQLAIAKSDSLLQTAESVGDYQIIVAQLDDVDPESLKTAAERLLQKIGNGAIVLGSVPEPDKVSIVAAFSQEVNKKGLQAGKFVGAVAKICGGGGGGRPNLAQAGGRDASKLPEALAQALSDLKAGLG, from the coding sequence ATGTCTTCCAATCCCCAGAAACTCAGCGGTAACGAAATTCGCAGCCAATTCCTTAACTTCTACGCCCAACGGGGACATCAAATTCTCCCTAGCGCTTCCCTTGTACCAGAAGATCCTACCGTGCTGCTGACGATCGCGGGGATGTTACCATTTAAACCGATATTTTTAGGACAACGGACACCAGAATTTAAGCGAGCGACGACATCACAAAAGTGTATCCGCACCAATGATATCGAGAATGTCGGACGCACCAAACGCCACCAGACCTTTTTTGAGATGCTGGGTAACTTCAGCTTTGGTGATTATTTTAAACAACAAGCGATCGCTTGGGGTTGGGAAATCTCGACACAAGTTTTTGGCTTCTCACCCCAAAACCTCGTCGTCAGCGTGTTTGAGGAAGATGATGAAGCTTTTGCGATTTGGCGCGACCAAATCGGTGTCGTGGAAGCGAGAATCAAGCGCATGGGCGAAGATGATAATTTTTGGGTATCTGGCCCCACAGGCCCTTGTGGCCCTTGTTCAGAGATATACTACGACTTTCACCCAGAACTCGGTGATGAACATATTGATTTAGAAGACGATACCCGCTTTATCGAGTTTTATAACCTCGTCTTCATGCAATATAACCGCGACGCTGAAGGGAATTTAACACCGCTGCAAAACCAGAACATCGACACCGGGATGGGTTTAGAAAGGATGGCGCAAATCCTCCAACAAGTCCCGAATAATTACGAAACTGATTTAATTTTCCCCATAATTCAAACCGCAGCCGAGATTGCAGAGATTGACTACCACTCCAGTGATGAGCAGACCAAAATCTCGCTCAAAGTCATCGGTGATCATGTGCGTTCCGTCGTCCACATGATTGCTGATGAAATTCGCGCCTCTAATGTCGGGAGGGGTTATATCTTGCGGCGGTTAATTCGTCGATTGGTGCGTCACGGGCGCTTAATTGGTATCTCTACAGAGTTTACTACCCAAGTTGCAGAAACAGCGATCGCTCTAGCAGCATCAGCTTACCCCAATGTGCGTCAGCGAGAAGCAGCAATTAAAGCCGAACTGCAACGGGAAGAGTCGAATTTCCTCAAAACTCTGGATAGAGGGGAAAAATTGCTGGCGGAAATTATCCAAGAACTCAAACAGCAAGGCAAAACTCAAATTAGTGGTGAGAGCGCCTTCACTCTCTACGATACCTACGGCTTTCCATTAGAACTGACACAAGAAATCGCTGCGGAAAATCACCTCACCGTTGACGAAACAGGTTTCAACGTCGAGATGCAAAAGCAGGTAGAACGGGCAAAAGCTGCTCACCAAAGCATCGATTTAACTGTGCAAGGTTCCCTCGATACCCTAGCTGAACACATCCACGCGACCGAGTTTATTGGTTATGACCAAGCTGCAGCCACTGCTAAAGTAGAAGTCTTACTAGTGGGTGGCGTCTCCCAAGAAGAAGCCGAAGCGGGAATTGACGTGCAAATCGTCCTCAACCAAACCCCATTCTACGCCGAATCTGGGGGACAAATCGGCGATCGCGGTTATATCTGTGGTGATGGTGTGGTCGTCAGCATTGACGATGTGAAAAAAGAATCTGATTTCTTTGTCCACTTCGGCCGCATCGAACGCGGTACAATCCGAGTAGGAGATATTGTATCTGCTCAAATAGACCCCGCTTGTCGGCGTCGTCTCCAAGCCAATCACACCGCAACCCACCTCCTCCAAGCGGCGTTGAAGAAAATTGTTGATGAGGGGATATCTCAAGCCGGTTCCTTAGTTTCCTTTGACAGACTGCGTTTCGACTTCAACTGTCCTCGCGGTTTGACAACCGCAGAAACCCAAGCAGTCGAAGAACAAGTCAACACTTGGATTGCCGAAGCCCACATTGCCAAGATAGAAATATTACCCATAGCCGAAGCCAAAGCTAGGGGTGCAGTCGCCATGTTCGGCGAAAAATATGGCGAAGAGGTGCGAGTGATTGATTTTTCTGGTGTATCAATGGAACTCTGCGGTGGGACACATGTCAGTAATACTGCTGAAATTGGCGTTTTTAAGATTATTTCCGAAGCTGGTGTCGCTTCTGGGGTACGCCGCATCGAAGCTGTATCCGGCCCAGCGGTGCTAGATTATCTCAACTTAAGAGATAAAGTAGTCAAAGATTTAAGCGATCGCTTTAAAGTTAAACCAGAAGAACTACCAGAGAGAATCACCACACTGCAAAACGAACTCAGAACCAGCCAGAAGCAGTTGGAAGTTTTGAAAGGGCAATTAGCGATCGCCAAATCTGATAGCTTACTACAAACAGCCGAATCTGTAGGCGATTATCAAATCATCGTCGCCCAATTAGACGACGTTGACCCAGAATCCTTGAAAACTGCAGCCGAACGGTTACTGCAAAAAATTGGTAATGGTGCGATCGTCCTTGGTTCCGTCCCTGAACCAGACAAGGTAAGCATAGTTGCCGCTTTTAGTCAAGAGGTGAACAAAAAAGGTCTACAAGCAGGTAAATTTGTCGGCGCCGTAGCGAAAATCTGCGGTGGTGGTGGTGGTGGAAGACCAAATTTAGCCCAAGCCGGCGGTAGAGATGCGAGTAAGTTACCAGAGGCTTTAGCCCAGGCGTTGAGTGATTTAAAAGCGGGGTTGGGTTAG
- a CDS encoding Na/Pi cotransporter family protein, whose product MAVAFFVLTLVLYPSLLGNLPIVGTLTSEIRIIQEQAPENASTIIEFDTNQAAFASDGSAKSSKKDGVIDFFKMAMGALAGLVLFIFGVTRLSEGLEDLGTERMKNFLSKCTTNRFAGVLTGAVATTLLESSSVTIIMVIAMVSAGVLTFVQSLGVVLGSNIGTAVGAQIISLDIKLYVPILMFAGLLLLFLGKTQRLKTIGIIILGFGLMFYGLEAIDEAMKPFRTYKPFISWMETLGNNPVLGALVGALFTIIIQSSSATVAIVITLASSGIIALPAGIAIMLGAEVGTCADTLLSTIGRGSAALRTGVFHFLFNLVSATLGIIFAPQLVQLAQAISGGAGVGRQVANAQMLFNILGVVLLIGFLPVVARLLERLIPESEADAERKRRQEEKQRISEQVGAGA is encoded by the coding sequence TTGGCTGTTGCTTTCTTCGTGCTCACACTAGTTTTATATCCTTCTCTTTTGGGTAATTTACCAATAGTAGGAACGCTCACATCAGAGATCAGGATTATCCAAGAACAAGCGCCTGAAAATGCATCAACAATTATTGAATTTGACACCAATCAAGCAGCTTTTGCATCTGATGGTTCAGCAAAAAGCAGCAAAAAAGATGGCGTCATTGACTTTTTTAAAATGGCGATGGGTGCATTAGCGGGTTTAGTGCTGTTTATCTTCGGTGTTACTCGCCTGTCTGAAGGATTAGAAGACCTGGGGACAGAGCGGATGAAAAATTTCTTGAGTAAATGCACAACTAATCGGTTTGCTGGTGTATTAACAGGAGCAGTAGCAACCACCTTGCTAGAGTCATCCTCAGTCACCATCATCATGGTGATTGCAATGGTGAGTGCTGGTGTACTCACCTTCGTCCAATCCTTGGGTGTAGTATTGGGTTCCAATATTGGAACTGCAGTCGGGGCGCAAATCATCTCCCTTGATATTAAGCTGTATGTTCCCATACTCATGTTTGCCGGGTTATTGCTGTTATTTTTAGGAAAAACCCAGCGACTGAAAACCATCGGTATCATCATCCTCGGATTTGGCTTGATGTTCTACGGGCTAGAAGCCATCGACGAAGCGATGAAGCCCTTCCGCACCTACAAGCCCTTCATTAGCTGGATGGAGACTTTAGGCAATAATCCCGTCTTGGGTGCTTTAGTTGGCGCCTTGTTTACCATTATCATTCAATCTTCCTCCGCAACAGTAGCGATCGTTATTACCCTAGCCAGTTCCGGAATTATTGCTCTACCTGCAGGGATTGCAATCATGTTAGGGGCAGAGGTTGGTACCTGCGCTGATACGCTACTATCCACCATTGGTAGGGGAAGTGCGGCGCTGAGAACAGGCGTGTTTCACTTCTTATTTAACTTGGTTAGTGCGACTCTGGGGATTATCTTTGCACCCCAACTTGTGCAACTAGCGCAAGCTATCTCTGGTGGTGCTGGAGTCGGACGACAAGTTGCTAATGCTCAGATGCTGTTTAATATCTTGGGTGTTGTGCTGTTGATTGGCTTTTTACCCGTAGTGGCTCGCTTATTAGAAAGACTGATTCCCGAGAGTGAAGCTGACGCAGAACGTAAACGTCGCCAAGAAGAGAAGCAAAGAATTTCTGAGCAGGTTGGTGCAGGTGCTTAA
- a CDS encoding phosphate ABC transporter substrate-binding protein PstS family protein, which translates to MCSQTRNWAFVISLVTLGVAACSGQNLDTTVSFPEAVNKAKEVSASEKLTGSIKIDGSSTVFPISKAMVEAFQKSNPGVQIAVGVSGTGGGFKKFCANETDISGASRPINAEEMELCKQNNVEFIELPIAFDGLAIVVNPQNNFAQCLKLGELRKMWEPGAQGKISNWNQVRSSFPNQPLSLYGPDKESGTYDYFTLAVVGEEGKSRSDFSPSKTDTALVEGIAANPNALGYFGYAYYLANQNKLKLLAVDSGSGCVQPSPQTIADSRYQPLSRPVFIYVKKSAVKRPEVKAFSSFYVSPDNANLILQVGDVPLPSVALEAAGLRLDNGQTGTKFGGKGSVLGVKQDALK; encoded by the coding sequence ATGTGTTCTCAAACTCGAAACTGGGCATTTGTCATCTCTCTTGTGACTTTGGGAGTTGCGGCTTGTAGCGGTCAAAATCTCGACACCACAGTTTCCTTTCCAGAAGCTGTGAACAAAGCCAAAGAAGTCAGCGCCTCAGAAAAATTAACAGGGTCAATTAAAATAGACGGCTCTAGTACAGTATTTCCGATTTCCAAGGCGATGGTAGAAGCCTTCCAGAAATCAAATCCCGGTGTGCAAATCGCCGTGGGAGTTTCCGGGACAGGTGGGGGATTCAAAAAATTCTGTGCTAATGAAACTGATATCAGTGGCGCATCTCGCCCCATCAACGCTGAGGAAATGGAGCTTTGTAAACAAAATAACGTCGAGTTTATTGAGTTACCCATTGCTTTTGATGGTTTGGCGATCGTAGTTAACCCCCAAAACAATTTTGCTCAATGTTTAAAATTGGGCGAGTTGCGAAAGATGTGGGAACCAGGCGCCCAAGGCAAAATCAGTAATTGGAACCAAGTACGCTCTAGTTTCCCCAATCAACCCTTGAGTCTTTACGGCCCTGACAAGGAATCTGGTACCTACGATTATTTCACCCTCGCAGTTGTAGGTGAAGAAGGAAAAAGCCGCAGTGATTTTTCTCCTAGCAAAACTGATACAGCTTTGGTAGAGGGAATTGCAGCTAATCCCAACGCGCTCGGCTACTTTGGCTACGCTTACTACTTAGCCAATCAAAACAAACTCAAACTTTTAGCTGTTGACAGCGGTAGCGGTTGTGTGCAACCAAGCCCCCAAACGATCGCCGATTCTCGCTACCAACCCCTATCCCGCCCTGTGTTTATTTACGTCAAAAAATCAGCGGTAAAACGCCCAGAGGTCAAAGCTTTTAGCAGTTTCTATGTCTCGCCAGATAACGCTAATTTGATCCTCCAAGTGGGTGATGTACCCTTACCCAGCGTCGCCCTAGAAGCAGCCGGCCTCCGCTTAGACAACGGTCAAACCGGGACTAAATTTGGCGGTAAAGGTTCTGTGCTTGGTGTCAAACAAGACGCCCTCAAGTAG
- the cax gene encoding calcium/proton exchanger, with the protein MSIKTLVSLGLLVFIPISIAAKHWEWGSLTVFITSAIAIAPLAIWLSTATEEIAVVTGPSIGGLLNAVFGNATELIIALVALKEGLIDIVKASISGTIISNLLLVMGLSMLLGGLRYKEQEFQPVVARVNGSTMTLAVTALVLPALVTYSSGKVSTEQIGKISITAAVVLVVVYILTLVFSLKTHSYLYEVGLVEQEENKPQDAIEHSTKPNLWLWLGVLVVSTLAVAFESEIFVGAVEEATSGLGLTPLFTGVILLPLVGGAAEYVTAVRVAIKNNMDLSVSVAMGSSLLVALLVAPILVIVGQAIGQPMDLSFELFEVVAVTIAVAVANLISLDGRSNWLEGVLLLATYIILGAAFYFHPA; encoded by the coding sequence ATGTCCATAAAAACTCTTGTTTCTCTTGGCTTGCTGGTGTTCATACCAATTTCCATTGCTGCCAAGCATTGGGAATGGGGGTCACTTACTGTTTTTATCACATCAGCGATCGCGATCGCACCGTTAGCCATCTGGTTAAGTACGGCGACAGAGGAAATAGCAGTTGTTACAGGCCCTTCCATCGGCGGCTTACTCAACGCTGTGTTTGGCAATGCGACAGAATTAATCATTGCCTTAGTTGCGCTTAAGGAGGGCTTGATTGATATTGTCAAAGCCAGCATCAGCGGTACCATCATCAGTAACTTGTTATTGGTAATGGGGCTTTCGATGTTGCTTGGTGGGCTGCGCTACAAAGAGCAGGAGTTTCAGCCAGTGGTAGCACGGGTGAACGGCTCGACTATGACTCTAGCCGTCACAGCCTTGGTTTTGCCTGCACTTGTGACTTATTCTTCTGGCAAAGTCAGCACTGAGCAAATTGGCAAAATCTCCATCACTGCTGCGGTAGTCTTGGTTGTGGTTTATATTCTCACACTAGTGTTTTCCCTGAAAACTCACAGCTATCTCTATGAAGTGGGGCTGGTGGAGCAAGAAGAGAACAAACCCCAGGATGCTATTGAACACAGCACTAAACCTAATCTTTGGCTCTGGCTGGGCGTCTTGGTGGTTTCCACACTGGCTGTAGCATTTGAGTCAGAAATTTTTGTCGGTGCGGTGGAAGAAGCTACATCAGGGCTGGGACTCACTCCCCTATTCACTGGTGTGATTTTGCTACCGCTGGTGGGTGGAGCAGCAGAATATGTCACAGCGGTGCGAGTAGCCATTAAAAACAATATGGATTTATCTGTATCTGTAGCGATGGGGTCTAGCTTGCTGGTAGCCTTACTCGTGGCGCCCATCTTGGTAATTGTGGGACAAGCGATTGGTCAACCGATGGATTTGAGTTTCGAGCTGTTTGAGGTAGTTGCAGTTACTATTGCTGTTGCTGTTGCCAATCTCATTAGTTTGGATGGTCGCTCTAATTGGTTAGAAGGAGTTCTCCTCTTAGCAACATACATCATCCTCGGAGCTGCTTTCTATTTCCACCCGGCGTAA
- a CDS encoding amphi-Trp domain-containing protein: protein MSNQVELDVEKSYSQQDTIAALRRLADALEQNTTFEIFLEGVRVFVPPNATIQFEYEREEDEQELEIEVKWKYS, encoded by the coding sequence GTGAGTAATCAAGTCGAGCTCGATGTTGAAAAGTCCTATTCGCAGCAAGATACAATTGCTGCTTTGCGCCGATTAGCTGATGCATTAGAGCAAAATACGACTTTTGAGATATTTCTAGAAGGAGTGCGGGTGTTTGTACCACCAAATGCCACAATCCAATTTGAGTATGAACGGGAGGAAGATGAGCAAGAGTTAGAGATTGAGGTGAAGTGGAAGTATTCGTAA
- a CDS encoding NAD-binding protein — MEVFVTAGSHFLVCGLGSLGQYCVAALKKFGGRVSAIDISRPQSWEVKNLPDLLEDFVLGDCRQPHILQQTQIQQLRAVLLVTNNERINIETAFAVRLLNPHVRLVVRSSEQKLNQLLDQQLGNFTAFEMSDLPAPALAIATLANETQGLITLDEHLLRIVRCSIDSDHRWRDRRFVQELNNRKRRVLSHYPHTTAPPAEFHQWEPEARIRAGDTVIYIEITENLGDFVQSNAIPAGQSKRTIKQRWEYLRQQLSSLDLQQLPSQLRQFLSQQQSKRVAILVGITVLSLVILGTTILKAAHPQESWLKALYVSSVMLLGSYDVVFGALSSADTIPVWMRFLNLSYMLAGTASIAVLYALLTESLLAAKFELPNKRPPVPEQDHVVLIGLDRVGRQVVRYLQKLKQPLVGVSDATLEHNILPEMPLVVGDFRDVLEDANLNTARSVLVATDNEMANLEIGLLVHATNPDAALVIQTFEPDFSDNLARLLPYAKVLCSYSLAAEVFAAAVYGDHILDLLQLNEHTVLVAEYKVQSEDSLQGLLLADVAYGYGIVPLFYQAFSESTGLLLPSDDIKLNVGDRLIVLASVDSLHQIDQGEKLPRHWQVQINNAASRGAVFEGARIITRITGCSINTATTVMNNLPAPVPILLYKYQALRLVRELSKIQTQAHLIEGIGNRE; from the coding sequence GTGGAAGTATTCGTAACCGCAGGATCTCACTTTTTAGTTTGTGGGCTGGGAAGTCTGGGACAATACTGCGTAGCGGCTCTGAAAAAATTTGGTGGTCGAGTCAGCGCTATCGATATTAGTCGTCCGCAGAGTTGGGAAGTCAAAAACTTGCCCGATTTATTAGAAGATTTTGTCCTCGGTGACTGTCGTCAACCGCACATATTGCAGCAAACTCAAATTCAGCAGTTGAGGGCGGTACTTTTAGTTACTAATAACGAACGAATTAATATTGAAACCGCCTTTGCTGTTCGGTTGCTTAATCCCCATGTCCGCCTTGTAGTCCGGTCTTCCGAGCAGAAACTGAATCAACTTTTAGACCAGCAGTTAGGCAATTTTACTGCCTTTGAGATGAGCGATTTACCAGCGCCAGCTTTAGCGATCGCTACTCTTGCTAATGAAACCCAAGGACTGATTACCCTAGATGAGCATTTGTTGCGAATTGTCCGCTGTTCCATTGACTCAGACCATCGCTGGCGCGATCGCCGTTTTGTGCAAGAATTAAATAACCGTAAACGTCGGGTACTCAGTCATTATCCACACACAACAGCCCCACCCGCAGAGTTTCATCAGTGGGAGCCAGAAGCGAGAATCCGCGCCGGAGATACTGTCATCTACATTGAAATTACCGAGAATTTGGGTGATTTTGTCCAGTCAAATGCTATACCTGCGGGTCAATCCAAGAGGACAATCAAACAAAGATGGGAATATCTGCGTCAGCAACTATCAAGTTTAGATTTGCAGCAATTACCATCACAGTTGCGTCAATTCCTCTCCCAGCAGCAAAGTAAGCGGGTCGCTATTTTAGTGGGAATTACGGTTTTATCACTGGTGATACTGGGTACAACCATTCTCAAAGCAGCTCATCCCCAAGAAAGTTGGCTCAAAGCTTTATATGTCAGCAGTGTGATGCTGCTCGGCTCCTATGATGTTGTGTTTGGTGCTCTCAGTTCCGCAGATACCATACCTGTGTGGATGCGGTTTCTCAATTTAAGCTACATGCTAGCGGGTACTGCTTCCATTGCTGTGTTATACGCATTACTCACCGAAAGCCTACTAGCGGCAAAATTTGAGTTACCTAATAAACGCCCTCCTGTACCTGAGCAAGACCATGTAGTTTTGATTGGGTTAGACCGCGTTGGTCGGCAAGTTGTCAGATATCTGCAAAAGCTCAAGCAACCTTTAGTAGGAGTTAGTGACGCTACCCTAGAACATAATATCTTACCAGAAATGCCGCTGGTTGTTGGCGACTTTCGGGATGTTTTAGAAGATGCGAATCTGAATACTGCGAGGAGTGTGTTGGTTGCGACTGACAACGAAATGGCTAATTTAGAAATTGGCTTGCTAGTCCACGCGACTAATCCTGATGCGGCGCTGGTAATCCAGACATTTGAGCCTGACTTTAGCGATAATTTGGCTCGGCTTCTACCTTATGCCAAAGTGTTGTGTAGTTATTCTCTGGCTGCAGAAGTGTTTGCGGCTGCAGTTTATGGAGATCATATTCTGGATTTATTGCAACTTAATGAACACACAGTGCTGGTAGCAGAATACAAAGTGCAATCAGAGGATAGTTTACAAGGTTTACTGTTAGCTGATGTTGCTTATGGTTATGGAATAGTACCGCTTTTCTACCAAGCTTTTAGCGAGTCAACTGGGTTATTATTGCCCTCAGATGATATTAAGTTAAATGTAGGCGATCGCCTGATTGTTTTAGCTTCTGTAGACAGTCTACACCAAATTGACCAAGGTGAAAAACTGCCCCGACACTGGCAGGTACAAATTAACAATGCTGCGAGCAGAGGTGCTGTGTTTGAAGGTGCAAGAATTATCACCCGCATCACAGGTTGTAGCATCAATACAGCCACTACAGTTATGAATAATTTACCCGCACCTGTACCAATTCTCCTATATAAATATCAAGCACTAAGATTAGTCCGAGAACTCAGCAAAATTCAAACTCAAGCTCATTTAATCGAGGGAATAGGGAACAGGGAATAG
- a CDS encoding phosphate-starvation-inducible PsiE family protein, with the protein MRVFKTIFSFLFDKRKNERFLGFLDEAEDFFAKILSLVMLIVILFTIIDLSIVLVKELSSPPTGNFSKGLLKIFGLFLNVLIALEITQNITSYLSNHIIQIEMVIVTSLIAVARKIIILDFEKISDTELFALAAAIFALSICYWLVRRTNSKYPPHH; encoded by the coding sequence ATGCGAGTTTTTAAAACTATTTTTAGTTTTTTATTTGATAAGCGCAAGAATGAGCGTTTTCTAGGTTTTCTTGATGAAGCAGAAGACTTTTTCGCTAAAATTCTGTCTTTGGTGATGCTCATAGTTATTCTGTTTACTATCATAGATTTAAGTATTGTTTTGGTTAAAGAGTTGTCGTCGCCACCGACTGGTAACTTTTCTAAAGGCTTACTCAAAATATTTGGGCTATTTTTGAATGTCTTGATTGCTTTGGAGATTACACAGAATATTACTTCCTATCTCAGCAATCATATTATTCAAATTGAGATGGTGATTGTTACCTCGTTGATTGCTGTAGCTCGCAAAATTATTATTCTTGATTTTGAAAAAATTTCTGATACAGAACTCTTTGCACTTGCGGCAGCAATTTTTGCACTTTCAATATGTTACTGGTTAGTGCGCCGTACTAATTCTAAATATCCTCCTCATCATTAG